A window from Staphylococcus succinus encodes these proteins:
- the ilvC gene encoding ketol-acid reductoisomerase yields MTTVYYDQSVTNDALQGKKVAIVGYGSQGHAHAQNLKDNGYDVIIGIRPGRSFDKAKDDGFEVYPVNEAAKQADVIMVLLPDEIQGQVYKEEIEPNLEANNALVFAHGFNVHFDVIQAPENVDVFLVAPKGPGHLVRRTFAEGSAVPALFAVEQDASGHARDLALSYAKGIGATRAGVLETSFKEETETDLFGEQAVLCGGVTKLIQSGFETLVEAGYQPEIAYFEVLHEMKLIVDLMYEGGMENMRYSISNTAEFGDYVSGPRVITPDVKDNMKAVLEDIQKGNFSDRFIKDNENNFEEFHRLREEQHGHQIEAVGKDLREMMPFIKSKSIEK; encoded by the coding sequence ATGACAACAGTTTATTATGACCAATCAGTAACAAATGACGCTTTACAAGGTAAAAAAGTAGCTATCGTAGGGTATGGTTCTCAAGGACATGCCCATGCTCAAAATTTAAAAGACAATGGTTATGATGTAATTATCGGTATCAGACCTGGACGTTCTTTTGATAAAGCTAAAGACGATGGTTTCGAAGTATATCCTGTAAATGAAGCAGCAAAACAAGCTGATGTCATCATGGTTCTTTTACCAGATGAAATTCAAGGGCAAGTATATAAAGAAGAAATCGAACCTAATTTAGAAGCCAATAATGCATTAGTTTTTGCTCATGGATTTAATGTCCATTTCGATGTTATCCAAGCACCTGAAAATGTAGACGTATTCTTAGTAGCACCTAAAGGGCCTGGACATTTAGTTCGTCGTACATTCGCTGAAGGTAGTGCAGTACCTGCCCTATTCGCAGTAGAACAAGATGCTAGTGGTCATGCTAGAGACTTAGCATTAAGTTATGCTAAAGGCATTGGCGCAACACGTGCTGGTGTACTTGAAACTTCATTCAAAGAAGAAACTGAAACAGATTTATTTGGTGAACAGGCTGTACTTTGTGGCGGCGTAACTAAATTAATCCAATCTGGTTTTGAAACATTAGTAGAAGCTGGTTACCAACCTGAAATTGCATATTTCGAAGTATTACACGAAATGAAACTTATCGTTGATTTAATGTATGAAGGCGGTATGGAAAACATGCGTTATTCAATTTCAAATACAGCTGAATTTGGTGACTACGTTTCTGGTCCTCGTGTTATTACACCAGACGTTAAAGATAATATGAAAGCAGTATTAGAAGATATCCAAAAAGGTAACTTCAGTGATCGTTTCATCAAAGATAACGAAAATAACTTTGAAGAATTCCATAGATTACGTGAAGAACAACATGGTCATCAAATCGAAGCAGTTGGTAAAGACCTACGTGAAATGATGCCATTCATTAAATCTAAAAGTATTGAAAAATAA
- the ilvB gene encoding biosynthetic-type acetolactate synthase large subunit gives MSKQTKTLDYEMSENFDYLEAAESIEPEVELEQETVDKMRSGSELLVESLVNEDVDFIFGYPGGAVLPLYDTFYDAKIKHILARHEQGATHAAEGYARVSGNTGVVVVTSGPGATNAITGIADAYSDSLPLVVITGQVATPGIGKDAFQEADLLSMTTPITKHNYQVKNVSDIPKIIHEAFHIANTGRKGPVVIDFPKDMGVLSTNTPVTDELELPGYSIPDKPKKDDIQKLRDYLKSAKKPIVLSGAGINHAKANKVFTEFVNRHQLPVVSTLLGLGAIPYEHPLFLGMGGMHGSYASNMALTECDLLINFGSRFDDRLASNPDEFAPNAKIVHVDIDPSEINKVIKVDLGIVADCKATLEALLDFESYSIKHENWLETCNSNKAQHPFTYKDDEDGTFSKPQRTIEYIGDITNGDAIVTTDVGQHQMWVAQFYPFKNHGQLVTSGGLGTMGFGIPSAIGAKLAQPDKTVIAFVGDGGFQMTNQEMAILDEYGINIKIVLINNGTLGMVKQWQDKFFNKRFSHSVFNDQPDFIKLSEAYNVKGYLIDDPTQLEQQLDEAFQYDGPALIEVRISPVETVSPMVPSGKANHEMEGL, from the coding sequence ATGTCTAAACAAACAAAAACGCTTGATTATGAAATGTCAGAAAATTTCGATTATTTAGAAGCTGCTGAATCCATAGAACCAGAAGTTGAATTAGAACAAGAGACAGTAGATAAAATGAGATCTGGTTCAGAGTTATTAGTCGAATCACTAGTAAATGAAGATGTTGACTTTATCTTTGGTTATCCAGGAGGCGCTGTGCTCCCATTATACGATACATTTTATGATGCTAAGATCAAACATATCTTAGCAAGACATGAGCAAGGTGCTACACATGCTGCTGAAGGATACGCACGTGTATCTGGAAATACCGGTGTTGTAGTCGTGACGAGTGGCCCAGGAGCTACAAATGCGATTACTGGTATTGCTGATGCTTACAGTGACTCATTACCCTTGGTAGTTATAACAGGACAAGTTGCAACACCAGGTATCGGTAAAGACGCCTTCCAAGAAGCAGATTTATTGTCAATGACGACGCCTATCACAAAACATAATTATCAAGTAAAAAATGTAAGTGATATTCCTAAAATTATTCATGAAGCTTTCCATATCGCTAATACAGGTAGAAAAGGACCAGTAGTTATAGATTTCCCTAAAGATATGGGTGTGCTCTCAACGAATACACCGGTAACTGATGAATTAGAACTTCCGGGTTATTCTATTCCTGATAAACCTAAGAAAGATGATATTCAAAAATTACGTGACTACTTGAAAAGTGCAAAAAAACCAATTGTACTTTCTGGCGCTGGTATTAATCATGCAAAAGCAAATAAAGTATTCACAGAATTTGTAAATAGACATCAATTACCTGTAGTAAGCACCCTTCTTGGCTTAGGAGCAATTCCTTATGAACACCCCCTATTCTTAGGAATGGGAGGTATGCATGGATCATATGCTAGTAACATGGCATTAACAGAATGTGACTTACTCATTAACTTTGGCAGTAGGTTTGATGATAGATTAGCAAGTAACCCTGACGAATTTGCACCAAATGCCAAAATAGTCCACGTTGACATTGATCCTTCTGAAATAAATAAAGTGATTAAAGTAGATTTAGGTATTGTTGCCGATTGTAAAGCAACTTTGGAAGCTTTATTAGATTTTGAAAGTTATTCTATTAAACATGAAAATTGGTTAGAAACGTGTAATTCGAATAAGGCACAACATCCTTTTACTTATAAAGATGATGAAGATGGTACTTTCTCTAAACCACAACGTACGATTGAATATATTGGAGATATCACAAATGGTGATGCAATTGTAACCACTGACGTAGGACAGCATCAAATGTGGGTTGCACAATTCTACCCATTTAAAAATCACGGTCAACTTGTTACAAGTGGTGGTTTAGGTACTATGGGATTCGGTATACCATCAGCGATTGGTGCTAAGTTAGCTCAACCTGACAAAACAGTTATTGCCTTTGTTGGTGATGGTGGCTTCCAAATGACCAATCAGGAAATGGCTATTTTAGACGAATACGGTATTAATATTAAAATCGTATTAATCAATAATGGTACGCTAGGCATGGTTAAGCAATGGCAAGATAAATTCTTTAATAAACGTTTTTCTCACTCAGTATTTAATGATCAACCAGATTTTATAAAATTATCTGAGGCTTATAATGTAAAAGGTTATCTAATAGATGATCCAACACAATTAGAACAACAACTTGACGAAGCTTTCCAGTACGACGGTCCAGCTTTAATTGAGGTTCGCATTTCACCAGTTGAAACAGTATCTCCTATGGTACCAAGTGGTAAAGCTAACCATGAGATGGAGGGACTATAA
- the tsaB gene encoding tRNA (adenosine(37)-N6)-threonylcarbamoyltransferase complex dimerization subunit type 1 TsaB: MNYLMIDTSNQPMSVAVMQDDNVLSEINSNLKKNHSVQLMPAIEQVIAESQLDKTDINAIVVAEGPGSYTGLRIGVTVAKTLAYALNTELYGVSSLKALAATAEEDGRLIVPIFDARREAVYTGIYQYQAGQIVEVEADQYLPIKELLSLLHEKGQAYKFIGIDTEHLNHLLDSSCEPNIPQAKLMKTLINTPANVHQFKPNYIKLSEAERNWLNQKNKN, from the coding sequence GTGAATTATCTAATGATTGATACATCGAATCAACCGATGTCAGTTGCAGTGATGCAAGATGATAATGTGCTAAGTGAAATTAATTCGAATTTAAAAAAGAATCATTCTGTACAGTTAATGCCTGCGATAGAGCAAGTTATTGCTGAAAGTCAATTAGATAAAACAGATATTAATGCAATTGTTGTGGCAGAGGGACCTGGCTCATATACTGGCTTGAGAATAGGGGTTACAGTTGCCAAAACATTGGCTTATGCTTTAAATACAGAATTATATGGCGTATCATCACTTAAAGCTTTAGCAGCTACTGCTGAAGAAGATGGACGCTTGATTGTTCCAATCTTTGATGCTAGACGTGAAGCAGTATATACCGGGATATATCAATATCAAGCTGGACAAATAGTAGAAGTTGAAGCAGATCAATACTTACCTATAAAGGAATTACTATCATTGTTACACGAAAAAGGGCAAGCATATAAATTTATAGGCATAGATACCGAACATTTAAATCATTTACTTGATAGTTCTTGTGAACCTAACATACCACAAGCCAAACTAATGAAAACACTTATAAATACGCCTGCAAATGTCCATCAATTTAAACCAAACTATATTAAATTATCTGAGGCTGAACGTAATTGGTTAAACCAGAAGAACAAGAACTAA
- the ilvN gene encoding acetolactate synthase small subunit, with protein MRRTFRTKVRDKAGTLNRLTSIFVRRQFNIVTLSATPTLEEGTSDITFVAEVPDTDVLRNLIQQLEKQINIIHVEDITDTNTYNRELVLVKLKTPKDQNELQKVIKPYDALVSILKNEEPFTYLQASGPQYTMDNLLDDLSSYQIEQVSRTGSAGII; from the coding sequence ATGAGAAGAACTTTTAGAACTAAAGTAAGAGACAAGGCAGGTACTTTAAACAGATTAACAAGTATCTTTGTTCGTAGACAGTTTAATATTGTTACGTTATCTGCCACGCCTACACTAGAAGAAGGAACCTCTGATATCACTTTTGTAGCTGAAGTGCCTGATACAGATGTATTACGTAATCTAATACAACAATTAGAGAAACAAATTAATATTATACATGTAGAAGACATTACAGATACAAATACTTATAACAGAGAACTCGTACTTGTTAAATTGAAAACACCAAAAGATCAAAATGAATTACAAAAAGTTATTAAACCGTATGATGCGCTAGTATCTATTCTGAAAAATGAAGAGCCTTTTACGTATCTTCAGGCATCAGGTCCACAATATACGATGGATAATCTATTAGATGACCTATCATCATATCAAATTGAACAAGTTTCTAGAACAGGTTCAGCTGGTATTATCTAG
- the leuB gene encoding 3-isopropylmalate dehydrogenase produces the protein MSYKIVALPGDGIGPEILNGSLEILELLSQSFNFNYELEKHDFGGIAIDNHGIPLPDSTLTACKNANAILLGAVGGPNWTDPNNRPEQGLLGIRKALGLFANIRPTTVTNGTSHLSPIKEERVAGTDFILVRELTGGIYFGEPKKWDDNNALDSLTYSRTEIDRIARVAFDLAQKRDKKLTSVDKENVLSSSKLWRKVINDVAQDYPEVEVNHLLVDACAMHLITNPSQFDVIVTENLFGDILSDEASVIPGSLGLSPSASFSERGPRLYEPIHGSAPDIANQDKANPFGMLLSVVMCLRESLNELEAAEKLETIIYELIKDGKTTSDLNGKYKTSEIFNFVKGKI, from the coding sequence ATGAGTTATAAGATTGTAGCACTTCCAGGTGATGGCATTGGCCCAGAAATTTTAAATGGGTCGTTAGAAATTTTAGAACTTCTAAGTCAATCATTCAATTTTAATTATGAATTAGAGAAACATGATTTCGGCGGTATCGCTATAGATAACCATGGCATACCACTTCCAGATTCAACATTAACCGCATGTAAAAATGCAAATGCAATCCTTTTAGGTGCTGTGGGGGGACCTAATTGGACAGACCCAAATAATAGACCGGAACAAGGTTTATTAGGCATACGCAAAGCCTTAGGTCTATTTGCAAATATACGCCCCACTACAGTAACGAATGGCACGAGTCATTTATCCCCTATTAAAGAAGAACGCGTTGCAGGTACAGATTTCATTCTCGTAAGAGAACTCACAGGTGGTATTTATTTCGGAGAACCTAAAAAATGGGATGACAACAATGCGCTTGATTCACTCACTTATTCACGTACTGAGATAGATAGAATTGCTAGAGTAGCTTTTGATTTAGCTCAAAAACGTGATAAAAAACTAACTTCAGTCGACAAAGAAAACGTCCTTTCATCCAGTAAATTATGGCGTAAAGTAATTAATGATGTTGCACAAGATTATCCAGAAGTGGAAGTTAATCATTTACTTGTTGACGCTTGTGCCATGCATTTAATTACAAACCCATCTCAATTTGATGTTATTGTTACTGAAAATTTATTTGGTGATATTTTAAGTGATGAAGCTTCAGTGATTCCTGGTTCCTTAGGTTTGTCACCATCAGCAAGCTTTAGTGAACGCGGTCCAAGACTTTATGAACCAATTCATGGTTCAGCACCTGATATTGCTAATCAAGATAAAGCTAATCCATTTGGTATGTTACTGTCAGTGGTAATGTGTCTGAGAGAGAGTCTAAATGAATTAGAAGCTGCTGAAAAATTAGAAACGATTATATATGAATTAATAAAAGATGGTAAAACTACTAGTGATTTGAACGGTAAATATAAAACGTCAGAAATTTTTAATTTTGTTAAAGGTAAAATATAA
- a CDS encoding 2-isopropylmalate synthase encodes MSSHIQIFDTTLRDGEQTPGVNFSFDERLKIAKQLEKWGVDIIEAGFPASSTGSFKSIEAISKALTTTAVCGLARCVKKDIDAVYESTKEAAKPRIHVFIATSPIHRDSKLMMSKEEVLASITEHVSYAKQYFDIVQFSPEDATRTELPFLIECVQTAVNAGASVINIPDTVGFSYPSEYGQIFKTLQESITANHDVIYSAHCHDDLGLAVANSMAAIENGAKRIEGTLNGIGERAGNTALEEVALGLYVRQDHYNNQTQINLEETKQTSDLIARFAGIRVPRNKAIVGQNAFSHESGIHQDGVLKNPETYEIMTPQLVGVNTTALPLGKLSGKHAFAEKLTALGYEIGTEEQKSLFKQFKTIADKKKAVTDRDIHALIQGTEHEQNAIYQVENLQLQFVSNGLQSAVVVIKDKDGHTYQDSSIGTGSIVSIYNAVDRIFNRETELLDYRIDSVTEGTDAQGEVHVQLKIDEQIVTGVGIDHDILLASCKAYVEAHAKYVTNAAKKEGIH; translated from the coding sequence ATGAGTAGCCATATTCAAATATTTGATACAACACTAAGAGACGGCGAACAAACACCAGGTGTTAACTTTTCATTCGATGAACGGTTGAAAATTGCAAAGCAACTTGAAAAATGGGGCGTCGATATTATTGAAGCAGGATTCCCTGCATCAAGCACAGGTAGTTTTAAATCTATAGAAGCCATTTCTAAAGCATTAACTACAACAGCTGTTTGTGGATTAGCACGTTGTGTAAAAAAAGATATAGATGCAGTTTATGAATCAACTAAAGAAGCAGCAAAACCAAGAATTCATGTATTTATTGCGACAAGTCCTATACATCGAGACTCTAAACTTATGATGTCTAAAGAAGAAGTATTAGCATCTATCACTGAACACGTATCATATGCTAAGCAATATTTCGATATTGTTCAATTTTCACCAGAAGATGCTACAAGAACGGAATTGCCCTTCTTAATAGAATGTGTTCAAACAGCTGTTAATGCCGGTGCTAGTGTTATCAATATACCTGATACTGTTGGATTTAGTTATCCATCAGAATATGGTCAAATTTTCAAAACACTTCAAGAATCAATAACTGCAAATCATGATGTGATTTATAGCGCACATTGTCATGATGACCTTGGACTAGCAGTAGCAAATAGTATGGCAGCAATTGAAAATGGCGCAAAACGTATTGAAGGCACTCTAAATGGTATTGGGGAACGTGCAGGTAATACAGCGCTTGAAGAAGTTGCTCTTGGCCTTTACGTTCGACAAGATCATTACAACAATCAAACTCAAATTAATTTAGAAGAAACGAAACAAACATCTGATTTAATTGCTAGATTTGCAGGTATTCGAGTCCCTAGAAATAAGGCGATTGTTGGCCAAAATGCATTTAGCCACGAATCAGGCATCCATCAAGACGGTGTACTTAAGAATCCTGAAACTTATGAGATTATGACACCTCAACTTGTTGGAGTAAATACAACAGCGTTGCCGCTTGGTAAACTTTCAGGTAAACATGCTTTTGCTGAAAAGCTAACAGCTCTAGGTTATGAAATTGGAACTGAAGAACAAAAATCTCTCTTCAAACAATTTAAAACAATTGCTGATAAGAAGAAAGCTGTTACAGACCGTGACATACACGCTTTAATACAAGGTACTGAGCACGAGCAAAATGCAATCTATCAAGTTGAAAATCTACAATTACAATTTGTATCAAACGGTTTACAAAGTGCTGTCGTGGTGATTAAAGATAAAGATGGACATACCTATCAAGATTCAAGTATTGGTACAGGTTCTATCGTATCTATTTATAACGCAGTGGATCGCATCTTTAATCGTGAAACTGAACTTTTAGATTATCGCATTGATTCGGTAACTGAGGGTACTGATGCTCAAGGTGAAGTACATGTACAGCTTAAAATTGACGAGCAAATTGTTACAGGTGTAGGTATTGATCACGATATACTACTTGCTTCTTGTAAGGCATATGTCGAAGCTCATGCTAAATATGTAACCAACGCTGCAAAGAAAGAAGGTATACATTAA
- the leuD gene encoding 3-isopropylmalate dehydratase small subunit, translating into MEIKPITTYTGKVVPLFHDNIDTDQIIPKAHLKRISKTGFGPFAFDEWRYLDDGTDNPDFNPNKPEYRDATILITGDNFGCGSSREHAAWALKDYGFDIIIAGSYSDIFYMNCTKNAMLPIILNEDIRRYLAEAKEITVNLPNQTVSTSDKTFSFDIDETWKNKLVNGLDDVALTLEYENEIKAYETAKTF; encoded by the coding sequence ATGGAGATTAAACCAATCACAACCTATACTGGAAAAGTAGTTCCACTTTTTCATGACAATATTGATACAGACCAAATTATACCTAAAGCCCATTTGAAAAGAATTTCCAAAACCGGGTTCGGCCCTTTTGCTTTCGATGAATGGCGTTATTTAGATGATGGAACAGATAATCCTGATTTTAACCCAAACAAGCCTGAATATCGAGATGCCACGATTTTAATTACTGGAGATAACTTCGGCTGTGGCTCAAGTCGTGAGCATGCTGCTTGGGCCCTAAAAGACTATGGCTTTGATATTATCATTGCCGGTAGTTACAGTGATATCTTTTATATGAACTGTACTAAAAACGCAATGCTACCAATTATTTTAAATGAAGATATAAGAAGATATCTAGCTGAGGCTAAGGAAATTACAGTAAATTTACCAAATCAAACTGTATCAACTTCTGATAAAACTTTTAGCTTCGATATAGATGAAACGTGGAAAAACAAACTTGTTAATGGCCTAGACGATGTCGCATTAACTTTGGAATACGAAAATGAAATAAAAGCCTATGAAACTGCTAAAACGTTCTAG
- the tsaE gene encoding tRNA (adenosine(37)-N6)-threonylcarbamoyltransferase complex ATPase subunit type 1 TsaE, which translates to MAMFGETLAKHLSQGDLILLNGDLGAGKTTLSQMIGKALGVKRNINSPTFNIIKSYQGTNLKLHHMDCYRLENSEEDLGFDEYFEDEAVILIEWSQFIEEFLPSTHLTINITTIGNTERSIEMIAEGNHYSTIKEAVESELSND; encoded by the coding sequence ATGGCTATGTTTGGTGAAACGTTAGCGAAGCACTTATCTCAAGGTGATTTGATTTTACTCAATGGTGACTTAGGTGCAGGGAAAACTACACTGAGTCAAATGATTGGTAAAGCTTTGGGTGTGAAGCGTAATATTAATTCGCCAACATTTAATATTATTAAGTCATATCAAGGTACAAATTTGAAATTACATCATATGGATTGTTATAGATTAGAAAATTCGGAAGAAGATTTAGGATTTGATGAGTATTTTGAAGATGAGGCGGTCATTTTGATTGAGTGGAGCCAATTTATAGAAGAATTTTTACCTTCAACTCATTTAACAATAAATATTACAACAATAGGTAACACAGAACGGAGTATTGAAATGATAGCTGAAGGCAATCATTATTCAACAATAAAGGAGGCAGTTGAAAGTGAATTATCTAATGATTGA
- the leuC gene encoding 3-isopropylmalate dehydratase large subunit, whose translation MGKTLFDKVWNKHVLTGKEGDPQLLYIDLHLIHEVTSPQAFEGLRIQNRQLRRPDLTFATLDHNVPTVDIYNIKDEIANKQITTLQDNAKAFGVHIFDMGSDEQGIVHMVGPETGLTQPGKTIVCGDSHTATHGAFGAIAFGIGTSEVEHVFATQSLWQTKPKNLKIDVNGKLPNGVYAKDIILHLISQYGVDFGTGYALEFSGETIRNLSMDARMTICNMAIEAGAKYGMMQPDETTFEYVKGRPYATNFEYSVDEWRELYSDDDAVFDKVIEMDVTDLEPQVTWGTSPEMGVSFSTPFPEIQNVNDERAYKYMGLEPGQKAEDIDLGYVFLGSCTNARLSDLVEASHIVNGHTVHPNITAIVVPGSRTVKIEAEKLGLDKIFKEAGFEWREPGCSMCLGMNPDQVPNGVHCASTSNRNFEGRQGKGARTHLVSPAMAAAAAIKGKFVDVRKVVV comes from the coding sequence ATGGGTAAAACACTATTTGATAAAGTTTGGAATAAGCATGTCTTAACTGGTAAAGAAGGTGACCCACAGTTATTATATATAGATTTGCACCTTATACATGAAGTTACATCTCCTCAAGCATTTGAAGGACTTAGAATTCAAAACAGACAATTACGTCGCCCAGATTTAACTTTTGCAACACTAGACCACAATGTACCAACAGTAGATATTTATAACATTAAAGACGAAATAGCAAATAAACAAATCACTACATTGCAAGACAATGCTAAAGCATTTGGCGTTCATATTTTTGATATGGGATCCGATGAACAAGGTATTGTGCATATGGTTGGACCAGAAACTGGCTTAACACAACCAGGTAAAACAATTGTATGTGGCGATTCACATACAGCAACACATGGTGCTTTTGGAGCTATTGCTTTTGGTATTGGTACAAGTGAAGTTGAACATGTATTTGCCACACAATCACTTTGGCAAACTAAGCCAAAAAATCTCAAAATTGATGTTAACGGCAAATTACCAAATGGCGTTTACGCGAAGGATATTATTCTGCACTTAATTAGTCAATATGGTGTAGATTTCGGCACAGGCTATGCTTTAGAATTCTCTGGTGAAACAATTCGAAATTTATCTATGGACGCAAGAATGACCATTTGTAATATGGCTATTGAAGCCGGTGCAAAATACGGCATGATGCAACCAGACGAAACTACTTTTGAATATGTAAAAGGTCGTCCTTATGCAACTAATTTTGAATATTCAGTAGATGAATGGCGTGAGCTGTATAGTGATGATGATGCCGTATTTGATAAAGTCATCGAAATGGATGTAACAGACTTAGAGCCTCAAGTCACTTGGGGAACAAGCCCAGAAATGGGCGTAAGCTTTAGCACACCCTTCCCTGAAATACAAAATGTAAATGATGAACGTGCTTATAAATATATGGGGCTAGAACCTGGCCAAAAAGCTGAAGATATTGATTTGGGTTATGTATTTTTAGGTTCCTGTACGAATGCTCGCCTATCTGATTTAGTAGAAGCAAGTCATATCGTTAATGGTCATACCGTACATCCTAATATCACTGCAATAGTTGTACCTGGTTCACGTACTGTTAAGATTGAAGCAGAAAAGCTCGGTTTAGACAAAATTTTTAAAGAGGCAGGTTTTGAATGGAGAGAACCTGGATGTTCAATGTGTTTAGGTATGAACCCTGACCAAGTGCCAAATGGTGTACATTGTGCCTCAACAAGTAATCGTAATTTTGAAGGCCGACAAGGTAAAGGTGCAAGAACACACCTTGTATCCCCAGCAATGGCAGCAGCTGCAGCAATCAAAGGTAAATTCGTAGATGTTAGAAAGGTGGTTGTATAA
- the ilvD gene encoding dihydroxy-acid dehydratase — protein MRSDMIKKGDQQAPARSLLHATGALEKPTDMNKPFVAVCNSYIDIVPGHVHLRELGDIAKEAIREAGAIPFEFNTIGVDDGIAMGHIGMRYSLPSREIIADAAETVINAHWFDGVFYIPNCDKITPGMLLASVRTNVPAIFCSGGPMKAGLSSEGKALTLSSMFEAVGAFKDGSISKDEFLDMEQNACPTCGSCSGMFTANSMNCLMEVLGLALPYNGTALAVSDQRREMIREAAFKLVDNIKNDLKPRDIITEDAIDDAFALDMAMGGSTNTVLHTLAIANEAGIDYDLSKINEIAKKTPYLSKIAPSSSYSMHDVHEAGGVPAIINELFKKEGTLHPDRVTATGKTLRENNENKEILNSDVIRHLDNPYDKQGGLSILYGNLAPNGAVIKVGGVDPSIKVFKGKAICFDSHDEAVEAIDNHVVREGHVVVIRYEGPKGGPGMPEMLAPTSSIVGRGLGKDVALITDGRFSGATRGIAVGHVSPEAAFGGPIGLIRDDDEIIIDLTNRTLDVDVSTETLDSRKQDLKPFKAKVKTGYLARYTALVTSANTGGVMQVPENLI, from the coding sequence ATGAGAAGCGATATGATCAAAAAAGGAGATCAACAAGCTCCAGCAAGAAGTCTTTTACACGCTACAGGTGCATTAGAGAAACCAACTGATATGAATAAACCTTTCGTAGCTGTTTGTAATTCATACATCGATATTGTTCCAGGACATGTTCACTTAAGAGAATTAGGAGATATAGCTAAAGAAGCAATTCGTGAAGCTGGTGCTATTCCTTTTGAATTCAATACTATTGGCGTAGATGATGGTATCGCAATGGGACATATTGGAATGAGGTACTCTCTACCTTCGAGAGAAATCATTGCAGATGCTGCTGAAACAGTAATTAATGCACATTGGTTCGACGGTGTATTTTACATCCCTAACTGTGACAAGATTACTCCAGGTATGTTACTTGCATCAGTAAGAACAAATGTACCAGCTATATTTTGTTCAGGTGGTCCAATGAAAGCTGGCTTATCTTCTGAAGGTAAAGCATTAACATTATCTTCAATGTTTGAAGCAGTTGGTGCATTTAAAGATGGTTCTATTTCAAAAGATGAATTTTTAGACATGGAACAAAATGCTTGCCCTACCTGTGGTTCTTGCTCAGGAATGTTTACAGCTAACTCGATGAACTGTTTGATGGAGGTCTTAGGCTTAGCATTACCATACAATGGTACAGCATTAGCAGTCAGCGACCAACGTAGAGAAATGATAAGAGAAGCTGCATTCAAATTAGTAGATAATATTAAAAATGATTTAAAACCTAGAGATATCATTACTGAAGACGCAATTGACGATGCTTTCGCATTAGACATGGCAATGGGTGGTTCTACAAACACTGTATTACACACATTAGCTATCGCAAATGAAGCGGGCATTGATTATGATTTATCTAAAATCAATGAAATTGCTAAGAAGACACCGTATCTTTCAAAAATTGCTCCAAGTTCTTCATACTCAATGCACGATGTTCATGAAGCAGGCGGCGTACCAGCAATTATAAATGAATTATTTAAAAAAGAAGGTACATTACACCCTGACCGTGTTACAGCAACAGGCAAAACGCTTAGAGAAAATAACGAAAACAAAGAAATTTTAAACAGTGATGTTATCAGACACTTAGACAATCCCTATGATAAACAAGGTGGTCTTTCAATACTCTATGGTAATTTAGCTCCAAACGGTGCAGTTATTAAAGTCGGTGGTGTTGATCCTTCAATTAAAGTATTTAAAGGTAAAGCAATTTGTTTCGATTCACATGATGAAGCTGTAGAAGCAATTGATAACCATGTTGTTCGAGAAGGACACGTCGTTGTTATTCGATACGAAGGGCCTAAAGGTGGTCCAGGAATGCCTGAAATGTTAGCACCTACTTCTTCAATTGTCGGTAGAGGCTTAGGAAAAGATGTAGCATTAATTACAGATGGTCGTTTTTCAGGAGCAACTAGAGGTATTGCAGTAGGACATGTATCTCCTGAAGCAGCATTTGGTGGTCCAATTGGGTTAATTAGAGATGACGATGAAATTATCATTGATTTAACAAACCGTACTTTAGATGTAGATGTTTCGACAGAAACTTTAGATTCTAGAAAGCAAGACTTGAAACCTTTTAAAGCCAAAGTAAAAACTGGTTACCTTGCGCGTTACACGGCGTTAGTTACAAGTGCAAATACAGGCGGCGTTATGCAAGTACCCGAAAACCTTATTTAA